A window of the Megalopta genalis isolate 19385.01 chromosome 2, iyMegGena1_principal, whole genome shotgun sequence genome harbors these coding sequences:
- the Gfat2 gene encoding glucosamine-fructose-6-phosphate aminotransferase 2 isoform X4 codes for MCGIFAYLNYLTPKTRKEILELLVGGLKRLEYRGYDSAGVALDIADGKDIAIIKKQGKVKALEEEIFSRFNIDFESKTNSHVGIAHTRWATHGVPSEVNSHPQRSDSEHSFVVVHNGIVTNYKELKTLLQQRGYVFESDTDTEVIAKLIHHLWVQHPAYSFRELVEQVVQQLEGASALCFKSKHFPGECVATRRGSPLLVGIKTKTRLATDHVPILYGKDHRPHGRNPELPVIPRSESTSEFQPLEDKEVEYFFASDASSVIEHTNRVIFLEDDDVAAVKEGALSIHRLRRCMDDPHAREITTLKFEIQQIMKGNYEYFMQKEIFEQSESVVNTMRGRLNFRDNSVTLGGIKDYIPEIKRCRRLMLIGCGTSYHSAVATRQLLEELTELPVMVELASDFLDRNTPVFRDDVCFFISQSGETADTLMALRYCKGRGALIVGITNTVGSSICRESHCGVHINAGPEIGVASTKAYTSQFISLVMFALVMSEDRISLGARRQEIIEGLKNLDKQINEVLELDDKVKELAQSLFQHKSLLIMGRGYNFATCMEGALKVKELTYMHSEGIMAGELKHGPLALVDDSMPVIMIVMRDPVYVKCMNALQQVTARDGKPIVICEKGDKETKTFADRVLEIPKTVDCLQGILTVIPMQLLSFHIAVLRGCNVDCPRNLAKSVTVE; via the exons ATGTGCG GAATTTTCGCATATCTGAACTATCTGACACCGAAGACTAGAAAGGAGATCTTGGAGCTGTTGGTCGGCGGCCTGAAGAGGCTCGAGTATCGAGGATATGATTCAGCAG GAGTCGCCCTTGATATCGCCGATGGCAAGGATATCGCGATTATCAAGAAGCAGGGAAAAGTCAAGGCGCTCGAGGAGGAAATCTTTAGCC GTTTTAACATCGATTTCGAGTCGAAGACGAACAGCCACGTGGGAATCGCGCACACGCGTTGGGCGACCCATGGTGTTCCATCGGAGGTGAACTCGCATCCTCAGAGGTCCGATAGCGAGCACTCGTTCGTCGTCGTTCACAATG GTATCGTGACCAATTACAAGGAGCTGAAGACGCTGCTCCAACAGAGGGGCTACGTCTTTGAAAGCGACACCGACACGGAAGTCATTGCGAAACTCATTCACCATCTCTGGGTACAGCATCCGGCTTACTCGTTCCGCGAACTCGTCGAGCAAGTTGTACAGCAATTG GAAGGTGCGTCCGCCCTCTGTTTCAAGAGCAAGCACTTCCCAGGCGAGTGCGTGGCCACGAGGAGAGGCTCGCCTTTGTTGGTCGGCATCAAAACAAAAACGAGACTGGCCACCGATCACGTGCCAATCCTTTACGGTAAAG ATCATCGTCCTCATGGCCGGAATCCGGAACTTCCGGTGATTCCTCGCAGCGAGAGCACCTCCGAGTTTCAACCACTGGAAGACAAAGAGGTCGAGTACTTCTTCGCGTCCGACGCCAGCTCCGTGATCGAGCACACGAACCGTGTGATATTCCTGGAG GACGACGATGTAGCGGCGGTGAAAGAGGGTGCGCTCAGCATCCACCGTCTACGGCGTTGCATGGACGATCCCCATGCGAGAGAGATCACCACGCTGAAGTTCGAGATCCAGCAGATCATGAAGGGCAACTACGAGTACTTCATGCAGAAAGAAATCTTCGAGCAATCGGAATCGGTGGTGAACACGATGAGAGGTCGCCTGAACTTCAGGGACAACTCGGTCACGCTGGGAGGTATCAAG GACTACATTCCTGAGATCAAAAGGTGTAGACGTCTGATGCTCATCGGCTGTGGAACTAGCTACCATTCCGCAGTTGCTACCAGACAGCTACTGGAGGAGCTGACAGAGTTACCAGTCATGGTGGAGTTGGCTTCCGATTTCCTAGACAGAAACACTCCTGTGTTCAGGGACGATGTTTGCTTTTTCATCTCTCAGTCAG GTGAAACAGCAGACACCCTGATGGCTTTGCGGTACTGCAAAGGACGCGGGGCGTTGATCGTCGGGATTACCAACACCGTAGGCAGCAGCATCTGTCGCGAATCCCATTGCGGTGTTCACATAAACGCTGGCCCAGAGATTGGTGTAGCCAGCACGAAGGCATACACCTCTCAGTTCATCTCGCTCGTGATGTTTGCTTTGGTAATGAGCGAGGACAGGATCTCGCTCGGCGCTAGACGTCAGGAG ATCATCGAAGGACTGAAGAACCTGGACAAGCAGATTAACGAAGTTTTGGAGCTGGACGACAAAGTGAAAGAGCTGGCTCAATCTCTATTCCAACACAAGTCTCTGTTAATTATGGGAAGAGGATACAACTTTGCCACTTGCATGGAAGGTGCTCTG AAAGTGAAAGAGTTGACGTACATGCACAGCGAAGGAATCATGGCGGGTGAGCTGAAACACGGGCCCCTTGCACTGGTCGACGACTCCATGCCGGTCATCATGATCGTTATGAGGGACCCGGTTTACGTG AAATGTATGAACGCGCTGCAGCAGGTGACGGCTCGGGACGGTAAGCCGATTGTTATTTGCGAGAAGGGTGATAAAGAAACGAAAACGTTCGCGGACAGAGTCCTAGAGATACCCAAGACAGTCGACTGTCTGCAGGGAATTCTCACGGTGATTCCAATGCAATTATTGTCTTTCCACATCGCGGTGCTGCGCGGTTGCAACGTCGACTGTCCTAGGAATTTGGCGAAATCGGTAACCGTTGAATAA
- the Gfat2 gene encoding glucosamine-fructose-6-phosphate aminotransferase 2 isoform X2, whose protein sequence is MCGIFAYLNYLTPKTRKEILELLVGGLKRLEYRGYDSAGVALDIADGKDIAIIKKQGKVKALEEEIFSRFNIDFESKTNSHVGIAHTRWATHGVPSEVNSHPQRSDSEHSFVVVHNGIVTNYKELKTLLQQRGYVFESDTDTEVIAKLIHHLWVQHPAYSFRELVEQVVQQLEGASALCFKSKHFPGECVATRRGSPLLVGIKTKTRLATDHVPILYGKDEHPLVDKDHRPHGRNPELPVIPRSESTSEFQPLEDKEVEYFFASDASSVIEHTNRVIFLEDDDVAAVKEGALSIHRLRRCMDDPHAREITTLKFEIQQIMKGNYEYFMQKEIFEQSESVVNTMRGRLNFRDNSVTLGGIKDYIPEIKRCRRLMLIGCGTSYHSAVATRQLLEELTELPVMVELASDFLDRNTPVFRDDVCFFISQSGETADTLMALRYCKGRGALIVGITNTVGSSICRESHCGVHINAGPEIGVASTKAYTSQFISLVMFALVMSEDRISLGARRQEIIEGLKNLDKQINEVLELDDKVKELAQSLFQHKSLLIMGRGYNFATCMEGALKVKELTYMHSEGIMAGELKHGPLALVDDSMPVIMIVMRDPVYVKCMNALQQVTARDGKPIVICEKGDKETKTFADRVLEIPKTVDCLQGILTVIPMQLLSFHIAVLRGCNVDCPRNLAKSVTVE, encoded by the exons ATGTGCG GAATTTTCGCATATCTGAACTATCTGACACCGAAGACTAGAAAGGAGATCTTGGAGCTGTTGGTCGGCGGCCTGAAGAGGCTCGAGTATCGAGGATATGATTCAGCAG GAGTCGCCCTTGATATCGCCGATGGCAAGGATATCGCGATTATCAAGAAGCAGGGAAAAGTCAAGGCGCTCGAGGAGGAAATCTTTAGCC GTTTTAACATCGATTTCGAGTCGAAGACGAACAGCCACGTGGGAATCGCGCACACGCGTTGGGCGACCCATGGTGTTCCATCGGAGGTGAACTCGCATCCTCAGAGGTCCGATAGCGAGCACTCGTTCGTCGTCGTTCACAATG GTATCGTGACCAATTACAAGGAGCTGAAGACGCTGCTCCAACAGAGGGGCTACGTCTTTGAAAGCGACACCGACACGGAAGTCATTGCGAAACTCATTCACCATCTCTGGGTACAGCATCCGGCTTACTCGTTCCGCGAACTCGTCGAGCAAGTTGTACAGCAATTG GAAGGTGCGTCCGCCCTCTGTTTCAAGAGCAAGCACTTCCCAGGCGAGTGCGTGGCCACGAGGAGAGGCTCGCCTTTGTTGGTCGGCATCAAAACAAAAACGAGACTGGCCACCGATCACGTGCCAATCCTTTACGGTAAAG ATGAACATCCACTCGTAGACAAAG ATCATCGTCCTCATGGCCGGAATCCGGAACTTCCGGTGATTCCTCGCAGCGAGAGCACCTCCGAGTTTCAACCACTGGAAGACAAAGAGGTCGAGTACTTCTTCGCGTCCGACGCCAGCTCCGTGATCGAGCACACGAACCGTGTGATATTCCTGGAG GACGACGATGTAGCGGCGGTGAAAGAGGGTGCGCTCAGCATCCACCGTCTACGGCGTTGCATGGACGATCCCCATGCGAGAGAGATCACCACGCTGAAGTTCGAGATCCAGCAGATCATGAAGGGCAACTACGAGTACTTCATGCAGAAAGAAATCTTCGAGCAATCGGAATCGGTGGTGAACACGATGAGAGGTCGCCTGAACTTCAGGGACAACTCGGTCACGCTGGGAGGTATCAAG GACTACATTCCTGAGATCAAAAGGTGTAGACGTCTGATGCTCATCGGCTGTGGAACTAGCTACCATTCCGCAGTTGCTACCAGACAGCTACTGGAGGAGCTGACAGAGTTACCAGTCATGGTGGAGTTGGCTTCCGATTTCCTAGACAGAAACACTCCTGTGTTCAGGGACGATGTTTGCTTTTTCATCTCTCAGTCAG GTGAAACAGCAGACACCCTGATGGCTTTGCGGTACTGCAAAGGACGCGGGGCGTTGATCGTCGGGATTACCAACACCGTAGGCAGCAGCATCTGTCGCGAATCCCATTGCGGTGTTCACATAAACGCTGGCCCAGAGATTGGTGTAGCCAGCACGAAGGCATACACCTCTCAGTTCATCTCGCTCGTGATGTTTGCTTTGGTAATGAGCGAGGACAGGATCTCGCTCGGCGCTAGACGTCAGGAG ATCATCGAAGGACTGAAGAACCTGGACAAGCAGATTAACGAAGTTTTGGAGCTGGACGACAAAGTGAAAGAGCTGGCTCAATCTCTATTCCAACACAAGTCTCTGTTAATTATGGGAAGAGGATACAACTTTGCCACTTGCATGGAAGGTGCTCTG AAAGTGAAAGAGTTGACGTACATGCACAGCGAAGGAATCATGGCGGGTGAGCTGAAACACGGGCCCCTTGCACTGGTCGACGACTCCATGCCGGTCATCATGATCGTTATGAGGGACCCGGTTTACGTG AAATGTATGAACGCGCTGCAGCAGGTGACGGCTCGGGACGGTAAGCCGATTGTTATTTGCGAGAAGGGTGATAAAGAAACGAAAACGTTCGCGGACAGAGTCCTAGAGATACCCAAGACAGTCGACTGTCTGCAGGGAATTCTCACGGTGATTCCAATGCAATTATTGTCTTTCCACATCGCGGTGCTGCGCGGTTGCAACGTCGACTGTCCTAGGAATTTGGCGAAATCGGTAACCGTTGAATAA
- the Gfat2 gene encoding glucosamine-fructose-6-phosphate aminotransferase 2 isoform X1: MCGIFAYLNYLTPKTRKEILELLVGGLKRLEYRGYDSAGVALDIADGKDIAIIKKQGKVKALEEEIFSRFNIDFESKTNSHVGIAHTRWATHGVPSEVNSHPQRSDSEHSFVVVHNGIVTNYKELKTLLQQRGYVFESDTDTEVIAKLIHHLWVQHPAYSFRELVEQVVQQLEGASALCFKSKHFPGECVATRRGSPLLVGIKTKTRLATDHVPILYGKDEHPLVDKEGEAPTKDHRPHGRNPELPVIPRSESTSEFQPLEDKEVEYFFASDASSVIEHTNRVIFLEDDDVAAVKEGALSIHRLRRCMDDPHAREITTLKFEIQQIMKGNYEYFMQKEIFEQSESVVNTMRGRLNFRDNSVTLGGIKDYIPEIKRCRRLMLIGCGTSYHSAVATRQLLEELTELPVMVELASDFLDRNTPVFRDDVCFFISQSGETADTLMALRYCKGRGALIVGITNTVGSSICRESHCGVHINAGPEIGVASTKAYTSQFISLVMFALVMSEDRISLGARRQEIIEGLKNLDKQINEVLELDDKVKELAQSLFQHKSLLIMGRGYNFATCMEGALKVKELTYMHSEGIMAGELKHGPLALVDDSMPVIMIVMRDPVYVKCMNALQQVTARDGKPIVICEKGDKETKTFADRVLEIPKTVDCLQGILTVIPMQLLSFHIAVLRGCNVDCPRNLAKSVTVE; this comes from the exons ATGTGCG GAATTTTCGCATATCTGAACTATCTGACACCGAAGACTAGAAAGGAGATCTTGGAGCTGTTGGTCGGCGGCCTGAAGAGGCTCGAGTATCGAGGATATGATTCAGCAG GAGTCGCCCTTGATATCGCCGATGGCAAGGATATCGCGATTATCAAGAAGCAGGGAAAAGTCAAGGCGCTCGAGGAGGAAATCTTTAGCC GTTTTAACATCGATTTCGAGTCGAAGACGAACAGCCACGTGGGAATCGCGCACACGCGTTGGGCGACCCATGGTGTTCCATCGGAGGTGAACTCGCATCCTCAGAGGTCCGATAGCGAGCACTCGTTCGTCGTCGTTCACAATG GTATCGTGACCAATTACAAGGAGCTGAAGACGCTGCTCCAACAGAGGGGCTACGTCTTTGAAAGCGACACCGACACGGAAGTCATTGCGAAACTCATTCACCATCTCTGGGTACAGCATCCGGCTTACTCGTTCCGCGAACTCGTCGAGCAAGTTGTACAGCAATTG GAAGGTGCGTCCGCCCTCTGTTTCAAGAGCAAGCACTTCCCAGGCGAGTGCGTGGCCACGAGGAGAGGCTCGCCTTTGTTGGTCGGCATCAAAACAAAAACGAGACTGGCCACCGATCACGTGCCAATCCTTTACGGTAAAG ATGAACATCCACTCGTAGACAAAG AAGGCGAAGCGCCGACAAAAG ATCATCGTCCTCATGGCCGGAATCCGGAACTTCCGGTGATTCCTCGCAGCGAGAGCACCTCCGAGTTTCAACCACTGGAAGACAAAGAGGTCGAGTACTTCTTCGCGTCCGACGCCAGCTCCGTGATCGAGCACACGAACCGTGTGATATTCCTGGAG GACGACGATGTAGCGGCGGTGAAAGAGGGTGCGCTCAGCATCCACCGTCTACGGCGTTGCATGGACGATCCCCATGCGAGAGAGATCACCACGCTGAAGTTCGAGATCCAGCAGATCATGAAGGGCAACTACGAGTACTTCATGCAGAAAGAAATCTTCGAGCAATCGGAATCGGTGGTGAACACGATGAGAGGTCGCCTGAACTTCAGGGACAACTCGGTCACGCTGGGAGGTATCAAG GACTACATTCCTGAGATCAAAAGGTGTAGACGTCTGATGCTCATCGGCTGTGGAACTAGCTACCATTCCGCAGTTGCTACCAGACAGCTACTGGAGGAGCTGACAGAGTTACCAGTCATGGTGGAGTTGGCTTCCGATTTCCTAGACAGAAACACTCCTGTGTTCAGGGACGATGTTTGCTTTTTCATCTCTCAGTCAG GTGAAACAGCAGACACCCTGATGGCTTTGCGGTACTGCAAAGGACGCGGGGCGTTGATCGTCGGGATTACCAACACCGTAGGCAGCAGCATCTGTCGCGAATCCCATTGCGGTGTTCACATAAACGCTGGCCCAGAGATTGGTGTAGCCAGCACGAAGGCATACACCTCTCAGTTCATCTCGCTCGTGATGTTTGCTTTGGTAATGAGCGAGGACAGGATCTCGCTCGGCGCTAGACGTCAGGAG ATCATCGAAGGACTGAAGAACCTGGACAAGCAGATTAACGAAGTTTTGGAGCTGGACGACAAAGTGAAAGAGCTGGCTCAATCTCTATTCCAACACAAGTCTCTGTTAATTATGGGAAGAGGATACAACTTTGCCACTTGCATGGAAGGTGCTCTG AAAGTGAAAGAGTTGACGTACATGCACAGCGAAGGAATCATGGCGGGTGAGCTGAAACACGGGCCCCTTGCACTGGTCGACGACTCCATGCCGGTCATCATGATCGTTATGAGGGACCCGGTTTACGTG AAATGTATGAACGCGCTGCAGCAGGTGACGGCTCGGGACGGTAAGCCGATTGTTATTTGCGAGAAGGGTGATAAAGAAACGAAAACGTTCGCGGACAGAGTCCTAGAGATACCCAAGACAGTCGACTGTCTGCAGGGAATTCTCACGGTGATTCCAATGCAATTATTGTCTTTCCACATCGCGGTGCTGCGCGGTTGCAACGTCGACTGTCCTAGGAATTTGGCGAAATCGGTAACCGTTGAATAA
- the Gfat2 gene encoding glucosamine-fructose-6-phosphate aminotransferase 2 isoform X3, with product MCGIFAYLNYLTPKTRKEILELLVGGLKRLEYRGYDSAGVALDIADGKDIAIIKKQGKVKALEEEIFSRFNIDFESKTNSHVGIAHTRWATHGVPSEVNSHPQRSDSEHSFVVVHNGIVTNYKELKTLLQQRGYVFESDTDTEVIAKLIHHLWVQHPAYSFRELVEQVVQQLEGASALCFKSKHFPGECVATRRGSPLLVGIKTKTRLATDHVPILYGKEGEAPTKDHRPHGRNPELPVIPRSESTSEFQPLEDKEVEYFFASDASSVIEHTNRVIFLEDDDVAAVKEGALSIHRLRRCMDDPHAREITTLKFEIQQIMKGNYEYFMQKEIFEQSESVVNTMRGRLNFRDNSVTLGGIKDYIPEIKRCRRLMLIGCGTSYHSAVATRQLLEELTELPVMVELASDFLDRNTPVFRDDVCFFISQSGETADTLMALRYCKGRGALIVGITNTVGSSICRESHCGVHINAGPEIGVASTKAYTSQFISLVMFALVMSEDRISLGARRQEIIEGLKNLDKQINEVLELDDKVKELAQSLFQHKSLLIMGRGYNFATCMEGALKVKELTYMHSEGIMAGELKHGPLALVDDSMPVIMIVMRDPVYVKCMNALQQVTARDGKPIVICEKGDKETKTFADRVLEIPKTVDCLQGILTVIPMQLLSFHIAVLRGCNVDCPRNLAKSVTVE from the exons ATGTGCG GAATTTTCGCATATCTGAACTATCTGACACCGAAGACTAGAAAGGAGATCTTGGAGCTGTTGGTCGGCGGCCTGAAGAGGCTCGAGTATCGAGGATATGATTCAGCAG GAGTCGCCCTTGATATCGCCGATGGCAAGGATATCGCGATTATCAAGAAGCAGGGAAAAGTCAAGGCGCTCGAGGAGGAAATCTTTAGCC GTTTTAACATCGATTTCGAGTCGAAGACGAACAGCCACGTGGGAATCGCGCACACGCGTTGGGCGACCCATGGTGTTCCATCGGAGGTGAACTCGCATCCTCAGAGGTCCGATAGCGAGCACTCGTTCGTCGTCGTTCACAATG GTATCGTGACCAATTACAAGGAGCTGAAGACGCTGCTCCAACAGAGGGGCTACGTCTTTGAAAGCGACACCGACACGGAAGTCATTGCGAAACTCATTCACCATCTCTGGGTACAGCATCCGGCTTACTCGTTCCGCGAACTCGTCGAGCAAGTTGTACAGCAATTG GAAGGTGCGTCCGCCCTCTGTTTCAAGAGCAAGCACTTCCCAGGCGAGTGCGTGGCCACGAGGAGAGGCTCGCCTTTGTTGGTCGGCATCAAAACAAAAACGAGACTGGCCACCGATCACGTGCCAATCCTTTACGGTAAAG AAGGCGAAGCGCCGACAAAAG ATCATCGTCCTCATGGCCGGAATCCGGAACTTCCGGTGATTCCTCGCAGCGAGAGCACCTCCGAGTTTCAACCACTGGAAGACAAAGAGGTCGAGTACTTCTTCGCGTCCGACGCCAGCTCCGTGATCGAGCACACGAACCGTGTGATATTCCTGGAG GACGACGATGTAGCGGCGGTGAAAGAGGGTGCGCTCAGCATCCACCGTCTACGGCGTTGCATGGACGATCCCCATGCGAGAGAGATCACCACGCTGAAGTTCGAGATCCAGCAGATCATGAAGGGCAACTACGAGTACTTCATGCAGAAAGAAATCTTCGAGCAATCGGAATCGGTGGTGAACACGATGAGAGGTCGCCTGAACTTCAGGGACAACTCGGTCACGCTGGGAGGTATCAAG GACTACATTCCTGAGATCAAAAGGTGTAGACGTCTGATGCTCATCGGCTGTGGAACTAGCTACCATTCCGCAGTTGCTACCAGACAGCTACTGGAGGAGCTGACAGAGTTACCAGTCATGGTGGAGTTGGCTTCCGATTTCCTAGACAGAAACACTCCTGTGTTCAGGGACGATGTTTGCTTTTTCATCTCTCAGTCAG GTGAAACAGCAGACACCCTGATGGCTTTGCGGTACTGCAAAGGACGCGGGGCGTTGATCGTCGGGATTACCAACACCGTAGGCAGCAGCATCTGTCGCGAATCCCATTGCGGTGTTCACATAAACGCTGGCCCAGAGATTGGTGTAGCCAGCACGAAGGCATACACCTCTCAGTTCATCTCGCTCGTGATGTTTGCTTTGGTAATGAGCGAGGACAGGATCTCGCTCGGCGCTAGACGTCAGGAG ATCATCGAAGGACTGAAGAACCTGGACAAGCAGATTAACGAAGTTTTGGAGCTGGACGACAAAGTGAAAGAGCTGGCTCAATCTCTATTCCAACACAAGTCTCTGTTAATTATGGGAAGAGGATACAACTTTGCCACTTGCATGGAAGGTGCTCTG AAAGTGAAAGAGTTGACGTACATGCACAGCGAAGGAATCATGGCGGGTGAGCTGAAACACGGGCCCCTTGCACTGGTCGACGACTCCATGCCGGTCATCATGATCGTTATGAGGGACCCGGTTTACGTG AAATGTATGAACGCGCTGCAGCAGGTGACGGCTCGGGACGGTAAGCCGATTGTTATTTGCGAGAAGGGTGATAAAGAAACGAAAACGTTCGCGGACAGAGTCCTAGAGATACCCAAGACAGTCGACTGTCTGCAGGGAATTCTCACGGTGATTCCAATGCAATTATTGTCTTTCCACATCGCGGTGCTGCGCGGTTGCAACGTCGACTGTCCTAGGAATTTGGCGAAATCGGTAACCGTTGAATAA